One region of Girardinichthys multiradiatus isolate DD_20200921_A chromosome 1, DD_fGirMul_XY1, whole genome shotgun sequence genomic DNA includes:
- the LOC124875213 gene encoding antigen WC1.1, with the protein MMWFLLLLHSLAHFGPASSSDPKQGKIILRNLQNKDSPCKGHVEAYYGNEKGYVGDKYWTKTTEEVVCRSTHCGKPENGTNDVYRPLNTKVWLNELQCQGNERSLWDCDGWPGPEVSFYKKPTVKMVTCSNKIKINLKPHKCEGAVEYTVQSTGQPKRTGYICSNGFGNEEANMLCKNFGCGGVAEILRSEWIHLEDFQNVERMEINCSGIANVTHPWQCVQSASPSCKSPVLIRCKGHDRVQLTGEGSNVCSGQLEMEKDRKWKSIEPKRSTSDKLCQQMHCGDSGNLTKDDQGYHLTCPDRVSVVLTNDRNSETKCYGRVRIKVNNSIKTTCGTDWTSKNADMVCKELHCGKAISYKSLSQDTSGILDHVECTGSESSLWHCRAKHQNNIRCSSVPYVVCSGSVNVKLVDGPGRCAGSLKVQHEDQWKTAISDKWEETFSAVLCKQLKCGDSGKKSSKTLDKGISDFLTLSCKKGTQISDISECITDNKGTQDYDQVEITCEKHTVIFLEESKPCSGTVGIEYRNKTHWLSGSNQTWNQNVANMICQELHCGNASKFSSKPLKNQTSLLVESRTCSSSNKSLLQCDIMEGHESDSNQTLAYVDCEGNITVTLTHGCWGIVNISTASKQGYVSKDAWTEAMSVQLCKELACQDKTLPTHKGLGETILTFKSLHALRTASKLSQHTLVDANTMLRKEPAYVVCKGSIKPRFKPSRDKCSGNVEVFYEGSWIPVHKDALENIDNQNTICEELNCGKAVTRIDYSGPLEVNHLIRRLQCQKNTNSLATCQDVVVEKIEGTLQTSNLTGLKCSEWSTMVLEVEHSCKGEVVVYSEGVNNQETKRSFVSSHGWREAEGERLCMDLKCGKYKLIENRIFSAEANSLWSQSFNCSSKPESIWQCEKKQTAISQENKLFLECEDEPEVVLSEKCTGKLTINGSPVCSSQWKTEYSHRVCQQLNCGNAIYFQQSGPPSTDSYHVNCDEHNYLIGQCKRVRGKCNSGFVSISCVGSVSFKTSEKCGGVLSIKYGKLPEEVCEPSISTELSNKLCQSLKCGPFEKIKGPSNQQTPKMQTSLACPSYYKDPRYCAKRESCPSPSIFTCKGYQPPTPPPSTQPPANPVPYIVGVLILLILVVLIVIFVRYQINRRNRKSMVPSDMEEADWDSGEYEDVDKDEMESFGRGRFRSESEVQGEKDMDSNRSYNYDDIDEVTEAQPLTPQGSMVRATEDEDMHEGNVKPSDDGVTYEVEDSQENYDDIDTNPENSETTAEVHDGPKPAPEGDAAAPKDQIQKD; encoded by the exons ATGATGTGGTTCCTTCTGCTCCTCCACAGCTTAGCTCACTTTGGGCCGGCAAGCTCATCAG ATCCAAAACAAGGCAAGATTATCCTACGGAACCTACAGAACAAAGACAGCCCCTGTAAAGGACATGTGGAAGCTTATTATGGAAATGAAAAGGGCTATGTTGGAGATAAATACTGGACCAAGACAACTGAAGAAGTGGTGTGCAGGAGCACACACTGTGGGAAACCTGAGAATGGCACAAATGATGTGTACAGGCCCCTCAACACCAAAGTCTGGCTCAACGAACTGCAGTGTCAGGGGAATGAGAGAAGTCTGTGGGATTGCGACGGTTGGCCTGGTCCAGAAGTGAGTTTTTACAAAAAGCCCACAGTGAAAATGGTCACATGTTCAA ATAAGATCAAGATCAACCTGAAACCACATAAATGTGAGGGAGCGGTCGAGTACACTGTTCAGTCGACCGGACAGCCAAAAAGAACTGGTTACATCTGCAGCAACGGGTTTG GAAACGAAGAGGCAAATATGTTGTGCAAAAACTTTGGGTGTGGGGGGGTCGCAGAGATTTTAAGATCTGAATGGATTCATTTGGAAGACTtccaaaatgtggaaaggatGGAAATAAACTGTTCAGGCATTGCTAATGTGACTCATCCATGGCAGTGTGTACAATCAGCATCCCCATCATGCAAATCGCCTGTATTGATCAGATGTAAAG GCCATGATAGAGTGCAGCTGACAGGAGAGGGGTCAAATGTTTGTTCTGGACAACTGGAAATGGAAAAAGATAGAAAATGGAAATCTATTGAACCAAAAAGATCTACTTCTGATAAGTTATGTCAGCAAATGCACTGTGGTGACTCTGGTAACCTCACAAAGGATGACCAAGGCTACCATCTGACCTGTCCAG ATCGTGTCAGTGTGGTTCTGACGAATGACAGAAACAGCGAAACCAAGTGctatggtagggtcagaataaAAGTGAATAATAGTATTAAAACTACTTGCGGGACAGATTGGACTTCAAAAAATGCTGACATGGTCTGCAAAGAACTGCACTGTGGGAAG GCCATTAGTTATAAATCATTAAGCCAAGACACAAGTGGGATATTGGACCATGTGGAATGCACAGGGAGTGAGTCTTCACTGTGGCACTGTAGAGCTAAGCATCAGAATAACATAAGATGCTCATCTGTTCCTTATGTTGTCTGTTCTG GGAGCGTGAATGTGAAACTAGTGGATGGTCCTGGACGTTGTGCTGGAAGTTTGAAGGTTCAGCATGAGGACCAGTGGAAAACAGCCATCAGTGACAAATGGGAAGAGacattttcagctgttttatgCAAACAACTGAAATGTGGAGACAGCGGAAAAAAAAGCTCTAAAACATTAGACAAAGGGATTAGTGATTTCCTAACTTTGAGCTGTAAAAAGGGCACTCAAATATCCGACATATCTGAGTGCATAACAGACAACAAAGGCACTCAAGACTACGATCAAGTTGAAATAACCTGTGAAA AGCACACGGTGATTTTTCTGGAGGAGAGTAAACCATGCTCTGGCACCGTGGGGATCGAGTACAGGAACAAAACCCACTGGCTCTCTGGGTCAAACCAGACGTGGAACCAAAATGTAGCAAACATGATATGCCAGGAGTTGCACTGTGGGAATGCTTCCAAATTCTCATCTAAACCTTTGAAAAACCAAACATCTCTTTTGGTTGAGTCTCGTACTTGCTCGTCTAGCAACAAATCTCTGCTTCAATGTGACATAATGGAAGGTCACGAATCTGACAGCAATCAGACTCTAGCTTATGTGGATTGTGAAG GAAATATCACAGTAACTTTGACCCACGGCTGTTGGGGAATAGTCAACATTTCTACAGCAAGCAAGCAGGGCTATGTGAGTAAAGATGCCTGGACAGAAGCAATGTCTGTACAACTGTGTAAAGAACTGGCGTGTCAGGATAAGACCTTACCCACCCACAAAGGGTTAGGAGAAACTATTCTTACCTTTAAGAGTTTGCATGCCTTACGGACAGCCAGCAAACTGAGCCAGCACACTTTAGTTGATGCAAACACCATGCTTCGAAAAGAGCCAGCCTATGTTGTTTGCAAAG GGAGCATCAAGCCAAGATTTAAGCCTTCTCGTGACAAATGTTCTGGAAATGTAGAGGTGTTTTATGAGGGCAGTTGGATCCCAGTGCACAAGGATGCTCTTGAGAACATTGATAATCAAAACACAATCTGTGAGGAGCTAAACTGTGGAAAAGCTGTCACAAGAATTGACTACTCAGGGCCTCTAGAGGTTAATCATTTGATCAGAAGATTACAGTGTCAGAAAAATACTAATTCGTTAGCAACTTGTCAAGATGTTGTTGTTGAAAAGATTGAGGGGACCCTACAAACCTCTAACCTCACAGGCCTCAAGTGCTCCG AATGGAGTACCATGGTGCTAGAAGTGGAACACTCCTGTAAAGGAGAAGTGGTTGTTTACTCTGAAGGAGTAAACAACCAAGAGACAAAACGAAGTTTCGTCTCCAGTCATGGCTGGAGAGAAGCTGAGGGGGAGAGGCTTTGTATGGATCTGAAGTGCGGCAAATACAAACTGATTGAAAACAGGATTTTTTCAGCTGAGGCTAATTCTTTATGGAGCCAAAGCTTTAATTGTTCTTCTAAACCTGAAAGCATTTGGCAGTGTGAGAAAAAGCAAACAGCAATTTCACAGGAAAATAAACTCTTCCTTGAATGTGAAG atgaacCAGAAGTTGTTCTCTCTGAAAAGTGTACTGGAAAGCTGACAATAAATGGCAGTCCTGTGTGCAGCAGTCAGTGGAAAACTGAATATTCACACAGAGTTTGCCAACAACTGAATTGTGGCAACGCCATTTATTTTCAGCAGAGCGGCCCTCCATCTACGGACTCCTACCATGTCAACTGTGATGAGCACAACTACCTCATTGGTCAGTGTAAAAGAGTGAGAGGAAAGTGCAACTCAGGGTTTGTGTCTATTTCCTGTGTAG gcAGTGTCTCTTTTAAGACATCAGAAAAGTGTGGTGGTGTGCTTTCAATTAAATATGGAAAACTCCCAGAGGAAGTGTGCGAACCCAGCATTTCCACAGAGTTATCAAATAAATTGTGTCAAAGTTTAAAATGTGGcccatttgaaaaaataaaagggcCATCAAACCAACAGACG cccAAAATGCAAACAAGTCTTGCCTGCCCAAGTTATTACAAAGATCCAAGGTACTGTGCCAAAAGAGAGTCCTGTCCAAGTCCTTCTATCTTCACCTGTAAAG GCTACCAGCCACCTACCCCGCCGCCTTCCACACAACCACCAGCAAATCCAGTTCCCTATATTGTGGGAGTCCTTATACTTCTTATTCTGGTTGTATTGATTGTGATATTTGTGCGATACCAGATTAACAGGAGAAACAGGAAATCCATGGTGCCAT CGGACATGGAAGAAGCAGACTGGGATAGTGGAGAGTATGAAGATGTTGACAAAGATGAAATGGAAAGCTTCGGTCGTGGCa GATTCAGATCAGAATCCGAAGTGCAAGGGGAGAAAGATATGGATAGCAATAGATCCTATAACTACGATGATATTGATGAGGTGACTGAGGCTCAGCCTCTGACACCTCAGGGCTCCATGGTCCGTGCAACTGAAGACGAAGACATGCATGAAGGCAACGTTAAGCCAAGTGATG atgGTGTGACCTATGAAGTGGAAGACTCACAGGAGAACTACGACGACATTGATACCAACCCTGAGAACTCTGAAACCACAGCAGAAGTCCACGATGGGCCCAAACCTGCACCTGAAGGAGATGCCGCAGCACCTAAAGACCAGATCCAGAAAGATTAA